Part of the Vespula pensylvanica isolate Volc-1 chromosome 23, ASM1446617v1, whole genome shotgun sequence genome is shown below.
CTtcttaaaatgaatatttcaaaggTTTATATTATCAGATTCatgtatttattacaaaatctaCAAAATAAGTTACGAATgttttaatatcgttcgtctttataatatttataaggaacgaaaaaaaatatgaatcgaGTTTTAAACTTATGCATACGAatgcaaataaatttaaaaatatcatttatttatatggaaTGATCCATAGAGAGATAATTACAGTGTTATCGTTGCGTTAATAGATAGCATTGTCCAATTCTTTGTCCATTGGCGGGATAGGTGGTGGTTCATTTTGTTCGGCTGGTATAAcctataatatagaaaatattacttttttatataacaaatttagaaaaaaaacagcgtttaattatatatgtgttagAACAATCACTTACCGAATttggattatttaaaaatttgctTGATTGTTCATCGTTATCCTGGATATTTTTCAAGGCCTTTCTTAATTCCGTTCctgtttctattatatttctttcaggAACCTCTTGTAAAACTTGCAATGTAATGTTCTAGGAACGAattgtatttgtaataatatacataatgatATCACgattaaagaattttctatacCTTTATTGTATTGGCTACAACTGCTTTTATATGTTCACTGCTATATGAATCATTCGTAAATGTTTCCATTAAAGTAAGATAAGTCTTGTTCATAATATActtgatttctttatttttgttttctttctgtgaatgaatttaataaaatattatgaattattcaaataactGATAATTATACCATAAAATGTTTTGAAGATACCATATTAATTCCTGTCATAGCACTATCAACTTTTGCAGCAAGttctgaaattttatttttcaattctgcATTGTCTCTTTCATATTCGTTTTGGGACTTTTTGTACTTTTCTATATCTTCCAATTTTGCAATtaattcatcatttttattactcaATGATATTTCAAGaactttaattttatcatttaattctttattaatacTGGATAAAGAtactttctcttcctctaatGTCTTAGCAAATTCTACACTTTTCGATAATGACTCTGTGAAACAATCATAACTTTATTTCGGTTTTGTAATAATGttgtaaaaaaagacaaatgcacaaaaaagataatttaattaccctttaaatattttacttcattttctaattcaacaatttcttttcttattttggaTAGATCAGATAAATGTTCACAACAAACATCTTTTTCGACATCTGTTgtgtttaataattctttgtttttagCACCACTTTGTGATGTATtcatagttaataataatttcaaggtATCTTCCATTGTTGCATCTTTCGTTGAAGATGCATTTTGTAATTCCAAAATATGAAACTAgaagacataaaaaaataagtactaagataatacgtatgtacatgaTTACACGATTTATCAGTATAATTACCTTATCAAGTACTTTTTGTACATTATCAGCTATTTTGGACATTCCCATTCTGAGCTCGGCATTTGCCATTCTAGTTTCTGACAAAAGCATATTTAAACTTGGATCAATTACGGTAGATACAGCTTGAGTTACAGGCTGTGGTTGTAAGGAATACATTTGACCATTTGATGTTATATAATTTGACTAGAATGATGCAAatgtcatataattttttattaataatacaagaaaaaaaaaatcatattaaaaagtaaatccGAATTACTTGTAGTTGTGAAGCAGGCCATGGAGATGTAAACGCGGCACTAGGAATTAATGGTTTAGAGATAATGGGGTTTGTCGAAGGCAcgttatttttcgatttcgttACTTTGCAAGTACTTTGTGTTATACTCCCAGATGTTTCCTGTGTCATATGTTTTTTTTGTAATGACACTTCTAATGATTCTATCTGAAAAAGAACATGTCTTAAATTTAAATCATCTTACAATaccatatgtaatatataatgatcatatattttcttttcttttatttttttactaaaataatacaatataatttttttacctttttctgtCGTGGTGATTTTTGTGGTGAGTCATCCTACAAATACATAtctttgattatataaattgtaagatatattatacttattactTTAAAATACCTCTGTATCTTCAGAATCTGTAGTTGTCGATGTCTGCATCTTTGGAAGAATCGATTGACCCATTTTAGCCATTCTTGACAGCAATGAAGCTTTGCCAGAAACTGTAGGTTTAGACAAAGAGTATTGTTCTTCTGAGTCTTGTATATTCGTTACTTCTATCTCCATCAAAATATCTTTGTCTTTTGGAAAACCTGGACCTAAACTGATCTATTTAAGAGACTAATTATTATTGCAGTATAAGTTtttcacaaatatattatctcaGCACAACtaataatgaaaacaatatataaagtacCTGTTTACTAGgaggtaaaaataaaatcctttttaattctttactAATTCCTACAAGAGTTTTTTCCCAACTATCGTCCATTGATATATTTACCGTCATTGTTTGTAAcgacgaataatttattttacatggCTGCACAATATCTgtactaataaaatatttcatagataCACTGGATCCTTCTTTTGtaactttttctttagtaACAGCTGTTAAATCTTGATAGATTACATTATCTATTTTGTcttcctttgaaaaatatttagctATACCTATTTCTCTTGCAAATTCGATACAAGCATCATTACTTTCAAATAAGATCGACCAATTTTCATTATTGTCATCATAATaagtagaataattattaatttgaacGGTATATGTAAACTTCCTTGTTATGGTAACTATTGAAACATATTCTTGTTtggttttatataaaattatttgatatattctaGCAGAAACATTCCCTGTTAACGCTATTCCAAGTTTaccaatagaaatatattgtcCATTTTGcctacgaataattaattaacaatactaataaataaatttttaattgaaataaaaagaaaatatatatatatatatatgagaataaACGTACAATTTATAAGCATGAATAGCTTTCGCAATAATAACTTCTGTTTTAGTAGAGGAAGGAGTCGATAAACTGTTACGCTTGTTACTAGATTTTTTTTGGCCTGGCTGTTTTATTACACAGGATATATCTTGATCTTTTGTATAATTTCCAAAAATAGCAGCTAAGTTAGatctaaaaacaaaagaaacaaaaacaaagaatataaaaagaaacaaaaaaaaaaaatatttaacatcattatcacattatatatgtaaattaagaGTAATAggtta
Proteins encoded:
- the LOC122636840 gene encoding FK506-binding protein 15; this encodes MNADDQLPNIEKIFKNEDEDFVPGAGSNLAAIFGNYTKDQDISCVIKQPGQKKSSNKRNSLSTPSSTKTEVIIAKAIHAYKLQNGQYISIGKLGIALTGNVSARIYQIILYKTKQEYVSIVTITRKFTYTVQINNYSTYYDDNNENWSILFESNDACIEFAREIGIAKYFSKEDKIDNVIYQDLTAVTKEKVTKEGSSVSMKYFISTDIVQPCKINYSSLQTMTVNISMDDSWEKTLVGISKELKRILFLPPSKQISLGPGFPKDKDILMEIEVTNIQDSEEQYSLSKPTVSGKASLLSRMAKMGQSILPKMQTSTTTDSEDTEDDSPQKSPRQKKIESLEVSLQKKHMTQETSGSITQSTCKVTKSKNNVPSTNPIISKPLIPSAAFTSPWPASQLQSNYITSNGQMYSLQPQPVTQAVSTVIDPSLNMLLSETRMANAELRMGMSKIADNVQKVLDKFHILELQNASSTKDATMEDTLKLLLTMNTSQSGAKNKELLNTTDVEKDVCCEHLSDLSKIRKEIVELENEVKYLKESLSKSVEFAKTLEEEKVSLSSINKELNDKIKVLEISLSNKNDELIAKLEDIEKYKKSQNEYERDNAELKNKISELAAKVDSAMTGINMKENKNKEIKYIMNKTYLTLMETFTNDSYSSEHIKAVVANTIKNITLQVLQEVPERNIIETGTELRKALKNIQDNDEQSSKFLNNPNSVIPAEQNEPPPIPPMDKELDNAIY